In a single window of the Streptomyces sp. NBC_00094 genome:
- a CDS encoding cellulase family glycosylhydrolase has product MRHPPRLSALLAGAALTMASTSLAVLGAASGAAAAPVCTVEYSVVGQWAGGYQGAVTVTNNSSALSSWSIGFDFPAGQVVSQGWGGKWSQSGTAVTVVNESWNAALGTGAKVTGGFIASWTGANTAPTAFTLNGTPCNTDVPPTPTPTPTPTATTPTPAPTDPTTPPTTPPTLPPPTPVSGAPELGVTGNKFTDQNGAVRRLLGVNRSGGEFMCVQGYGFFDGPVDDASVKAIADWKANTVRIPLNEECWLGLDNIKPEYRGTNYINAVKDLVTKVLAHGMTPVVELHWTHGQYTGNSAGCADVHASCQKPMPGAQYTPAFWTSVANTFKNDKRVVFDLFNEPYPDRATSTATQAWSCWRDGGTCPGIGYEVAGMQDLVDAVRATGAKNLVLVPGIAYSNDLSQWLTYKPTDPAGNLAAAWHVYNFNTCADETCWNNTLAPVAAGVPLLAGEIGENTCGHAFIDRVMKWFDDRGLSYLGWTWNTWNCNSGPALISSYDGTPTAFGIGLRDHLRSLTP; this is encoded by the coding sequence ATGCGACATCCCCCACGTCTGTCCGCGCTGCTCGCAGGAGCAGCGCTCACGATGGCGAGCACCTCGCTCGCCGTTCTGGGTGCGGCCTCAGGAGCCGCGGCCGCACCCGTCTGCACGGTGGAGTACTCGGTCGTCGGCCAGTGGGCCGGCGGCTACCAGGGTGCCGTCACCGTCACCAACAACAGTTCCGCGCTGAGTAGTTGGAGCATCGGCTTCGACTTCCCGGCCGGCCAGGTCGTCAGCCAGGGCTGGGGCGGCAAGTGGTCCCAGTCCGGGACCGCCGTCACGGTCGTCAACGAGAGCTGGAACGCGGCGCTCGGCACGGGCGCGAAGGTGACGGGCGGCTTCATCGCCTCCTGGACGGGTGCCAACACCGCACCCACCGCCTTCACGCTCAACGGAACGCCCTGCAACACGGACGTGCCGCCGACGCCGACCCCCACGCCGACGCCGACGGCCACGACACCCACCCCCGCACCCACCGACCCGACGACTCCCCCGACCACACCTCCGACGCTGCCTCCCCCCACACCGGTCTCCGGCGCGCCCGAACTCGGCGTCACGGGCAACAAGTTCACCGACCAGAACGGCGCGGTCCGCCGTCTCCTCGGCGTCAACCGCTCCGGCGGCGAGTTCATGTGCGTCCAGGGCTACGGCTTCTTCGACGGTCCCGTCGACGACGCCTCGGTCAAGGCCATCGCCGACTGGAAGGCCAACACGGTCCGCATCCCCCTCAACGAGGAGTGCTGGCTCGGCCTGGACAACATCAAGCCCGAGTACCGGGGCACGAACTACATCAACGCGGTCAAGGACCTGGTGACCAAGGTCCTCGCCCACGGCATGACCCCGGTCGTCGAACTCCACTGGACGCACGGGCAGTACACGGGTAACTCCGCGGGCTGCGCCGACGTGCACGCCTCCTGCCAGAAGCCCATGCCGGGCGCCCAGTACACCCCGGCCTTCTGGACCTCGGTGGCGAACACCTTCAAGAACGACAAGCGGGTCGTGTTCGACCTGTTCAACGAGCCCTATCCGGACCGGGCCACCTCCACCGCGACGCAGGCCTGGTCCTGCTGGCGCGACGGCGGTACCTGCCCCGGCATCGGCTACGAGGTCGCCGGCATGCAGGACCTGGTGGACGCGGTCCGCGCCACGGGGGCGAAGAACCTGGTTCTCGTCCCGGGCATCGCGTACTCCAACGACCTGAGCCAGTGGCTGACGTACAAGCCCACAGACCCGGCGGGCAATCTGGCCGCCGCCTGGCACGTCTACAACTTCAACACCTGTGCCGACGAGACGTGCTGGAACAACACCCTCGCCCCGGTAGCCGCCGGCGTTCCGCTCCTCGCGGGCGAGATCGGTGAGAACACCTGCGGACACGCGTTCATCGACCGCGTCATGAAGTGGTTCGACGACCGCGGCCTCTCGTACCTGGGCTGGACCTGGAACACCTGGAACTGCAACTCCGGCCCGGCCCTGATCAGTTCGTACGACGGCACCCCCACCGCATTCGGCATCGGGCTGCGCGATCACCTGCGCAGCCTCACCCCCTGA
- a CDS encoding glycerophosphodiester phosphodiesterase family protein → MKHAPSTAPRSWHPRRIAYGSTALAAVLLVAAPPTPLAAEPATPRGAAPNPWIRNAAAAPTVLAHRGASSAAPENTLVSDEVARRGGATWIENDVQPSKDGVPYVLHDPTVDRTTDGTGPIRSLTADQLDALDAGSWFAPAYAGTRIPTLAAQLADLRERGGNLLLEIKGRHGHAEVARIVQDIREQSMSGRVFVQSFEIPSLRYVHELAPDLPIGLLRSSLDADPVALAQELGLTAYNVSDTALAARPHVVRDLHAAGVAVNVWTVDKPDRWKALDSLGVDGIITNRPTELAGWIAGTTPTG, encoded by the coding sequence ATGAAGCACGCACCGTCGACCGCTCCCCGATCGTGGCACCCCCGGCGCATCGCCTACGGCTCGACGGCGCTCGCCGCCGTTCTGCTGGTGGCCGCTCCCCCCACGCCCCTCGCCGCCGAACCGGCGACCCCGCGCGGCGCCGCCCCGAACCCGTGGATCCGGAACGCCGCGGCGGCGCCGACGGTCCTCGCCCACCGGGGCGCTTCCTCCGCCGCTCCCGAGAACACCCTGGTCTCCGACGAGGTGGCCAGACGCGGCGGGGCCACCTGGATCGAGAACGACGTCCAGCCGAGCAAGGACGGCGTGCCGTACGTCCTGCACGACCCGACCGTCGACCGGACCACCGACGGCACCGGCCCGATCCGCTCCCTGACGGCCGACCAGCTCGACGCGCTGGACGCCGGCTCGTGGTTCGCGCCCGCGTACGCCGGGACCCGGATCCCCACGCTCGCCGCCCAGTTGGCGGATCTCCGCGAGCGCGGCGGGAACCTGCTCCTGGAGATCAAGGGCCGGCACGGTCACGCCGAGGTGGCCCGGATCGTCCAGGACATCCGGGAACAGTCCATGAGCGGCCGGGTCTTCGTGCAGAGCTTCGAGATCCCGTCCCTGCGGTACGTCCACGAGCTGGCGCCCGACCTGCCGATCGGGCTGCTGCGCTCGAGCCTCGACGCGGACCCGGTCGCCCTCGCCCAGGAGTTGGGCCTCACGGCGTACAACGTCTCGGACACCGCGCTCGCCGCCCGCCCACACGTCGTCCGGGACCTGCACGCGGCGGGCGTGGCCGTGAACGTGTGGACGGTCGACAAGCCCGACCGCTGGAAGGCGCTGGACTCCCTCGGGGTGGACGGGATCATCACCAACCGGCCGACCGAGCTGGCCGGTTGGATCGCCGGAACGACCCCTACGGGGTGA
- a CDS encoding carbohydrate ABC transporter permease encodes MATSVRARPDGSPPPAAPPSSTGPRNHRSTSGGWRSTLYRWDIKAIPYVFIAPFFLTFAAFGLFPLIYTGWLSLNRVELGGDPQWKGLENYTDLATSEFFWNALFNTFTIGIIATVPQLLIALGLAHLLNYKLRGRGFFRIAILAPYATSIAAATLVFAQLFNTDYGMINTILDWIGVGPVHWESSKWPAQIAISVIVTWRWTGYNALIYLAAMQAVPQDLYEAASLDGASRWRQFISVTIPSIRPTILFTVVVSTIGATQLFGEPMLYGGSVGISGGSGNQFQTLSLLMYEKGWVNNSLGQASAIAWIMLLLLLLIGGVQALVSRHNRKKLGG; translated from the coding sequence GTGGCCACCTCCGTTCGGGCGAGGCCTGACGGCTCCCCGCCGCCCGCCGCACCGCCCTCCTCCACCGGCCCCCGGAACCACCGCTCCACCTCGGGCGGCTGGCGCAGCACGCTCTACCGCTGGGACATCAAGGCGATCCCGTACGTCTTCATCGCCCCCTTCTTCCTCACCTTCGCCGCCTTCGGCCTCTTCCCGCTGATCTACACGGGCTGGCTCTCGCTCAACCGGGTCGAGCTCGGCGGAGACCCGCAGTGGAAGGGCCTGGAGAACTACACCGACCTCGCGACCAGCGAGTTCTTCTGGAACGCGCTCTTCAACACCTTCACCATCGGGATCATCGCGACCGTTCCCCAGCTGCTCATCGCCCTGGGCCTGGCGCACCTGCTCAACTACAAGCTCCGCGGCCGCGGCTTCTTCCGGATCGCGATCCTCGCTCCGTACGCCACGTCGATCGCGGCGGCGACCCTGGTCTTCGCCCAGCTGTTCAACACCGACTACGGGATGATCAACACCATCCTCGACTGGATCGGCGTCGGACCTGTCCACTGGGAGTCGTCCAAGTGGCCGGCGCAGATCGCCATCTCGGTGATCGTCACCTGGCGCTGGACCGGCTACAACGCGCTGATCTACCTGGCCGCCATGCAGGCCGTCCCCCAGGACCTGTACGAGGCCGCCTCGCTCGACGGGGCCTCGCGCTGGCGCCAGTTCATCAGCGTCACCATCCCGTCGATCCGGCCGACGATCCTCTTCACCGTCGTCGTCTCCACCATCGGCGCGACCCAGCTCTTCGGCGAGCCGATGCTCTACGGCGGCAGCGTCGGCATCAGCGGTGGCAGCGGCAACCAGTTCCAGACGCTGAGCCTGCTGATGTACGAGAAGGGGTGGGTGAACAACTCGCTGGGCCAGGCCTCCGCCATCGCCTGGATCATGCTCCTGCTGCTCCTGCTCATCGGCGGCGTCCAGGCGCTCGTCTCCCGTCACAACCGCAAGAAGCTGGGAGGCTGA
- a CDS encoding glycoside hydrolase family 6 protein has protein sequence MSRTRSTSRTALLAALGLITATGATATVFGTATAGAATPGCKVDYQVTNQWSTGFGANVTVTNTGDPVASWTVEWSYAGNQQVTQGWNATITQSSAAVTAKNVSYNGTLATGGSTSFGFNGSYSGTNAVPATFTLNGVVCNGATPTTPPTTPPTTPPTTPPTTPPTTPPPAGTKADNPYAGAKVYVNPEWSAKAAAEPGGTKVSNQPTGVWLDRIAAINGSATSMGLRAHLDKALEQKGSGELVVQLVIYNLPGRDCAALASNGELGPTEINRYKTEYIDPIAAILGDAKYAGLRIVTTVEIDSLPNLVTNVSGRPTGTANCDVMKANGNYITGVGYALNKLGSIGNVYNYVDAGHHGWLGWDSNFGPSAELFKQAATAEGSTVANVHGFIVNTANYSALKEDHFKIGDSVNGTSVRTSKWIDWNQYTDELSYAQAMRAKLVSIGFDSNLGMLIDTSRNGWGGTQRPTGPGALTSVDTYVNGGKYDRRIHLGNWCNQSGAGLGERPQAAPAAGIDAYVWVKPPGESDGASKEIPNNDGKGFDRMCDPTYTGNARNGNSMSGSLPDAPLSGAWFSAQFQELLKNAYPAL, from the coding sequence ATGAGCCGCACCAGAAGCACCAGCCGCACCGCCCTCCTGGCGGCGCTCGGCCTCATCACGGCCACCGGCGCCACCGCCACCGTCTTCGGCACCGCCACCGCCGGCGCCGCCACCCCCGGCTGCAAGGTCGACTACCAGGTCACCAACCAGTGGAGCACCGGCTTCGGCGCCAACGTGACCGTCACCAACACCGGTGACCCCGTGGCCTCCTGGACCGTCGAGTGGTCCTACGCCGGAAACCAGCAGGTCACGCAGGGCTGGAACGCGACCATCACCCAGTCGAGCGCCGCCGTCACCGCCAAGAACGTCTCGTACAACGGGACCCTCGCCACCGGCGGCTCGACCTCCTTCGGCTTCAACGGCTCGTACAGCGGTACGAACGCGGTGCCGGCCACCTTCACGCTGAACGGGGTCGTCTGCAACGGCGCGACTCCGACGACGCCGCCCACCACCCCGCCCACCACTCCCCCGACCACCCCGCCGACGACGCCCCCCACCACGCCGCCGCCGGCCGGGACCAAGGCCGACAACCCGTACGCCGGTGCCAAGGTGTACGTGAACCCGGAGTGGTCCGCGAAGGCCGCGGCCGAGCCGGGCGGCACCAAGGTGTCGAACCAGCCGACCGGTGTCTGGCTGGACCGGATCGCCGCCATCAACGGCTCCGCCACCTCGATGGGCCTGCGCGCCCACCTCGACAAGGCCCTGGAGCAGAAGGGCTCCGGCGAGCTCGTCGTCCAGCTGGTCATCTACAACCTGCCCGGCCGCGACTGTGCCGCGCTCGCCTCCAACGGCGAGCTGGGCCCGACCGAGATCAACCGTTACAAGACCGAGTACATCGACCCGATCGCCGCGATCCTCGGCGACGCGAAGTACGCGGGCCTGCGGATCGTCACCACGGTCGAGATCGACTCGCTGCCCAACCTGGTCACCAACGTCTCCGGGCGTCCCACGGGAACCGCCAACTGTGACGTCATGAAGGCCAACGGCAACTACATCACCGGCGTCGGCTACGCCCTCAACAAGCTGGGCTCGATCGGCAACGTCTACAACTACGTCGACGCCGGCCACCACGGCTGGCTGGGCTGGGACAGCAACTTCGGCCCCTCCGCCGAGCTGTTCAAGCAGGCCGCCACGGCCGAGGGCTCCACGGTCGCCAACGTGCACGGCTTCATCGTCAACACCGCCAACTACAGCGCGCTGAAGGAGGACCACTTCAAGATCGGGGACTCCGTCAACGGCACGTCCGTGCGCACGTCGAAGTGGATCGACTGGAACCAGTACACCGACGAGCTGTCCTACGCCCAGGCGATGCGCGCCAAGCTGGTCTCGATCGGCTTCGACAGCAACCTCGGCATGCTGATCGACACCTCCCGCAACGGCTGGGGCGGCACCCAGCGGCCCACCGGCCCGGGCGCGCTGACCAGCGTCGACACGTACGTCAACGGAGGCAAGTACGACCGCCGCATCCACCTCGGCAACTGGTGCAACCAGTCCGGTGCCGGACTCGGCGAGCGGCCCCAGGCGGCGCCCGCCGCGGGCATCGACGCGTACGTCTGGGTGAAGCCCCCGGGCGAGTCCGACGGCGCCAGCAAGGAGATCCCGAACAACGACGGCAAGGGCTTCGACCGGATGTGCGACCCGACCTACACGGGCAACGCCCGGAACGGGAACAGCATGTCGGGCTCGCTGCCGGACGCCCCGCTCTCGGGCGCGTGGTTCTCGGCCCAGTTCCAGGAGCTCCTGAAGAACGCCTACCCGGCGCTGTAA
- a CDS encoding LacI family DNA-binding transcriptional regulator, with the protein MSYEGSSAVVNGRQSGRPTLEQVAARAGVGRGTVSRVINGSPRVSEQTRTAVARAVAELGYVPNQAARALAGSRTDAIALVIPEVEARLFAEPYFLDLIRGVSAELADADKQLLLTLVRSEQERQRFEQYLAAQRVDGVLLASVHGDDPLPERIRELGLPVVMNGRRSEAEPVPYVDSDNIGAGRAAVAHLVGGGRSRIATVTGPLDMYVARARLGGYRAGLAEAGHAPDEDLVSAGDFTEEGGRRAMRLLLDRRPDLDAVFVASDVMAAGARGVLREVGRRVPEDVALVGVDDSAVARLMDPPLTSVRQPIEEMGRTMARMLLQHIAGGPEGAPKRVLPTELVVRGSC; encoded by the coding sequence ATGTCCTACGAGGGGAGTTCGGCGGTTGTGAATGGACGGCAGAGCGGCAGACCGACCCTGGAACAGGTCGCGGCCAGGGCCGGAGTCGGCCGGGGAACGGTCTCCCGGGTGATCAACGGCTCCCCCCGGGTGAGCGAACAGACCAGAACGGCCGTCGCCAGAGCCGTCGCCGAACTCGGCTACGTACCCAACCAGGCCGCCCGCGCCCTCGCCGGCAGCCGCACCGACGCGATCGCGCTCGTCATCCCCGAGGTCGAGGCCCGCCTCTTCGCGGAGCCGTACTTCCTCGACCTCATCCGCGGCGTCAGCGCCGAACTGGCCGACGCCGACAAACAGCTGCTGCTCACCCTGGTCCGCAGCGAGCAGGAGCGGCAGCGCTTCGAGCAGTACCTCGCCGCCCAGCGCGTCGACGGGGTGCTGCTCGCCTCCGTCCACGGCGACGACCCGCTGCCCGAACGCATCCGCGAGCTGGGCCTCCCGGTCGTCATGAACGGCCGCCGCTCGGAGGCCGAGCCCGTGCCGTACGTCGACTCCGACAACATCGGGGCCGGTCGCGCCGCCGTCGCGCACCTCGTGGGAGGCGGCCGGAGCCGGATCGCGACCGTCACCGGGCCGCTCGACATGTACGTGGCCCGCGCCCGCCTCGGCGGCTACCGCGCCGGGCTTGCCGAGGCCGGGCACGCCCCGGACGAGGACCTCGTCTCGGCCGGCGACTTCACCGAGGAGGGCGGCAGGCGGGCCATGCGGCTGCTGCTCGACCGCAGGCCGGACCTGGACGCCGTCTTCGTCGCCTCCGACGTGATGGCGGCCGGGGCGCGCGGGGTGCTGCGGGAGGTCGGCCGGCGGGTCCCCGAGGACGTGGCGCTCGTGGGCGTCGACGACTCGGCGGTGGCCCGGCTGATGGACCCGCCGCTGACGAGTGTCCGGCAGCCCATCGAGGAGATGGGCCGCACCATGGCCCGGATGCTGCTCCAGCACATCGCGGGCGGCCCCGAGGGCGCCCCGAAGCGGGTCCTGCCCACGGAACTGGTGGTCCGGGGCTCCTGCTGA
- a CDS encoding ABC transporter substrate-binding protein → MRTSISRRGRRAAIAAVAVVVTGTTLLTGCGSDSDDTGGDAQGGGTITLRVGTFGSFGYDNKTGAKLYAEYEKAHPNIKIEETNVSDGQKYWDTLKLRLAQNNGLADIQAVEVGYVAEATGESMADKWVDLSKEGGADIGAFLDWKVKQASTADGKVIGLGTDIGPMAICYNKDLFAKAKLPTAREEVAKLWSGDWSKFIEAGATYKKNAPAGTAFHDSASGLFNAVISSDPVQYADASGKLDWENSPGVKKAWETAVAASKGGLTAKLRQFDEKGTWNAAFKNSKFATVACPSWMTGIIKDQAGPANQGKWDIAAPPVAGNWGGAFLAVPKSGKHTKEAAELAAWLTAPEQHAKVFAVNGNIPSSKDTLTSSAVQDAKLPYFGDTPVGKIFSSAAAGITPAVISRWDGQVKTFLTDNGILDIEQRGTDPAKAWENVKKLVNDKIDQ, encoded by the coding sequence ATGCGCACTTCCATCAGCAGACGCGGACGCCGTGCGGCGATCGCGGCGGTCGCCGTCGTCGTGACCGGTACGACCCTGCTCACCGGTTGCGGCAGCGACAGCGACGACACGGGCGGCGATGCCCAGGGCGGCGGCACGATCACCCTGCGGGTCGGGACCTTCGGTTCCTTCGGGTACGACAACAAGACCGGCGCCAAGCTCTACGCCGAGTACGAGAAGGCCCACCCGAACATCAAGATCGAGGAGACGAACGTCTCCGACGGCCAGAAGTACTGGGACACGCTCAAGCTGCGCCTCGCCCAGAACAACGGTCTCGCCGACATCCAGGCCGTCGAGGTCGGCTACGTCGCCGAGGCGACCGGCGAGAGCATGGCCGACAAGTGGGTCGACCTGAGCAAGGAGGGCGGCGCGGACATCGGTGCCTTCCTCGACTGGAAGGTCAAGCAGGCGTCGACCGCCGACGGCAAGGTCATCGGCCTCGGTACCGACATCGGCCCGATGGCCATCTGCTACAACAAGGACCTCTTCGCCAAGGCCAAGCTGCCCACCGCCCGCGAGGAAGTCGCCAAGCTGTGGTCCGGCGACTGGTCCAAGTTCATCGAGGCCGGCGCGACGTACAAGAAGAACGCGCCCGCCGGCACCGCCTTCCACGACTCGGCGAGCGGCCTGTTCAACGCCGTCATCTCCAGCGACCCCGTCCAGTACGCCGACGCGAGCGGCAAGCTCGACTGGGAGAACAGCCCCGGCGTGAAGAAGGCCTGGGAGACCGCCGTCGCGGCGAGCAAGGGCGGACTCACCGCCAAGCTCCGCCAGTTCGACGAGAAGGGCACCTGGAACGCCGCCTTCAAGAACTCCAAGTTCGCCACCGTCGCCTGCCCGAGCTGGATGACCGGCATCATCAAGGACCAGGCCGGCCCCGCCAACCAGGGCAAGTGGGACATCGCCGCACCGCCGGTCGCCGGTAACTGGGGCGGCGCCTTCCTCGCCGTGCCGAAGTCCGGCAAGCACACCAAGGAGGCGGCCGAGCTCGCCGCCTGGCTGACCGCCCCCGAGCAGCACGCCAAGGTCTTCGCGGTCAACGGCAACATCCCCTCGTCCAAGGACACGCTCACCTCCTCGGCGGTCCAGGACGCCAAGCTTCCGTACTTCGGCGACACCCCGGTCGGCAAGATCTTCTCGTCCGCCGCCGCCGGGATCACGCCCGCGGTCATCAGCCGCTGGGACGGCCAGGTGAAGACCTTCCTCACCGACAACGGCATCCTCGACATCGAGCAGCGCGGCACCGACCCGGCCAAGGCCTGGGAGAACGTCAAGAAGCTGGTCAACGACAAGATCGACCAGTAG
- a CDS encoding GH1 family beta-glucosidase produces MTASETRPLTAIRSFPSDFLWGAATAAYQIEGAAAEDGRTPSIWDTFSHTPGKVFDGHTGDVAVDHYHRFREDVGIMSELGLNAYRFSVSWSRVQPTGRGPAVQQGLDFYRRLVDELLAAGIEPALTLYHWDLPQELEDAGGWPERATAERFAEYAGIVAGALGDRVTRWTTLNEPWCSAFLGYGSGVHAPGRTHPVDALRAAHHLNLGHGLAVQALRSALPADRQLAVSLNLHEVRPLTASAEDRDAARRIDAVGNRIWLGPMLEGAYPEDLLADTAHLTDWSFVRDGDTAAAKQPLDLLAINYYTPTLVSHVPEGAEKPQDDGHGNSEHSPWPGADSVAFHRAPGERTAMGWPVDASALYDLLTRVSAAYPGLPLVISENGAAYEDEVGEDGSVHDPERAAYVHAHLEAVHRALTDGVDVRGYFLWSLLDNFEWAYGYAKRFGAVRVDYDTLERTPKSSARWYARVARSGELRAPEGD; encoded by the coding sequence ATGACCGCGTCCGAAACCCGGCCGCTCACCGCCATCCGCTCGTTCCCGTCCGACTTCCTCTGGGGCGCCGCCACCGCCGCCTACCAGATCGAAGGGGCGGCAGCGGAGGACGGTCGCACGCCGTCCATCTGGGACACCTTCTCGCACACCCCCGGCAAGGTCTTCGACGGCCACACCGGTGACGTGGCCGTGGACCACTACCACCGGTTCCGCGAAGACGTCGGCATCATGTCCGAACTGGGCCTGAACGCCTACCGGTTCTCCGTCTCCTGGTCCCGGGTCCAGCCCACCGGCCGGGGCCCGGCCGTCCAGCAGGGCCTGGACTTCTACCGGCGCCTCGTCGACGAGCTGCTCGCCGCCGGGATCGAGCCGGCCCTGACGCTCTACCACTGGGACCTGCCCCAGGAGCTGGAGGACGCCGGCGGCTGGCCGGAGCGGGCGACCGCCGAACGGTTCGCCGAGTACGCCGGGATCGTCGCGGGCGCCCTCGGCGACCGGGTCACCCGGTGGACCACCCTCAACGAGCCCTGGTGCAGCGCCTTCCTGGGATACGGCTCCGGGGTCCACGCCCCGGGCCGCACCCACCCCGTCGACGCGCTGCGCGCCGCGCACCACCTCAACCTCGGGCACGGCCTCGCCGTGCAGGCCCTGCGGTCGGCGCTGCCGGCGGACCGGCAGCTCGCGGTCTCCCTCAACCTGCACGAGGTGCGCCCGCTGACGGCTTCGGCCGAGGACCGGGACGCGGCCCGCCGTATCGACGCCGTCGGCAACCGGATCTGGCTGGGTCCGATGCTGGAGGGCGCCTACCCGGAGGACCTGCTCGCCGACACCGCGCACCTCACCGACTGGTCCTTCGTCCGGGACGGCGACACCGCCGCGGCGAAGCAGCCGCTGGACCTGCTCGCCATCAACTACTACACGCCGACGCTGGTCTCGCACGTCCCGGAGGGGGCGGAGAAGCCGCAGGACGACGGCCATGGCAACAGCGAGCACTCCCCGTGGCCCGGCGCGGACTCCGTCGCCTTCCACCGCGCGCCCGGCGAGCGGACGGCGATGGGCTGGCCGGTCGACGCGAGCGCCCTGTACGACCTGCTGACCCGGGTCTCCGCCGCGTACCCCGGACTCCCGCTGGTGATCAGCGAGAACGGCGCCGCGTACGAGGACGAGGTCGGCGAGGACGGCTCGGTGCACGACCCGGAGCGCGCCGCCTACGTGCACGCGCACCTGGAGGCCGTGCACCGCGCGCTCACCGACGGCGTCGACGTGCGCGGGTACTTCCTCTGGTCGCTGCTCGACAACTTCGAGTGGGCGTACGGCTACGCGAAGCGGTTCGGCGCGGTCCGGGTGGACTACGACACCCTGGAGCGCACCCCGAAGTCCAGCGCTCGCTGGTACGCGCGGGTGGCGCGGTCGGGCGAGCTGCGGGCCCCGGAAGGCGACTGA
- a CDS encoding carbohydrate ABC transporter permease, with translation MARTLDTTTAEAAVPHQPGTPRSGHRSGRRFRQTAGRQHHAGPLTYVLLAVAAVVSLFPLYWNLVAASHSGERVVQAPAPLLPGPRLLDNLSFAWNQVHMGEALINTTVVAGLVAVSTVVFSTLAGFAFAKLPFRGRGMLLSLVVATMTIPPQLSVIPLYQIITDLGWFDQLQSVVLPSLVAAFGVFFMRQFLLEALPIELVEAARMDGAHSLRVIWHVVFPVARPAMAVLGMLVFVQAWNDFFWPFIALTQDGNPTLQVALAGLGAGNHTVDHAVVLTGALISTVPLLLVFAFLGKHIVGGITAGAVKS, from the coding sequence ATGGCCCGCACTCTCGACACGACGACCGCCGAGGCCGCAGTCCCGCATCAGCCGGGGACACCTCGGTCCGGTCACCGGTCAGGCCGTCGTTTCCGCCAGACCGCCGGCCGCCAGCACCACGCCGGGCCGCTGACCTACGTCCTGCTGGCCGTGGCCGCCGTGGTCTCGCTCTTCCCGCTGTACTGGAACCTGGTCGCCGCCTCCCACAGCGGCGAGCGCGTGGTCCAGGCGCCGGCGCCGCTGCTGCCGGGTCCCCGTCTCCTGGACAACCTCAGCTTCGCCTGGAACCAGGTCCACATGGGCGAGGCGCTGATCAACACCACGGTCGTGGCCGGTCTGGTGGCCGTGTCCACCGTCGTCTTCTCCACGCTCGCCGGCTTCGCCTTCGCCAAGCTGCCCTTCCGGGGGCGCGGCATGCTGCTCTCGCTCGTGGTCGCCACGATGACGATCCCGCCGCAGCTCAGCGTCATCCCGCTGTACCAGATCATCACCGACCTCGGCTGGTTCGACCAGCTCCAGTCGGTCGTCCTGCCCTCGCTGGTCGCCGCCTTCGGCGTGTTCTTCATGCGCCAGTTCCTCCTCGAGGCCCTGCCGATCGAGCTCGTGGAGGCGGCCCGGATGGACGGGGCGCACAGTCTCCGGGTGATCTGGCACGTGGTCTTCCCGGTGGCCAGGCCCGCCATGGCCGTGCTCGGCATGCTCGTCTTCGTCCAGGCGTGGAACGACTTCTTCTGGCCGTTCATCGCACTCACCCAGGACGGCAACCCCACCCTCCAGGTGGCCCTCGCCGGCCTCGGAGCGGGAAACCACACCGTGGACCACGCCGTCGTCCTGACGGGCGCCCTGATATCCACCGTGCCGCTGCTGCTCGTCTTCGCCTTCCTGGGCAAGCACATCGTGGGCGGCATCACGGCCGGCGCCGTCAAGAGCTGA